A segment of the Synergistaceae bacterium genome:
ACCCTGCCGTTCATGCTCAAAGGAGGTGCGTCGGAGCTGACCCTCATTTCCGCGAAGGGAGCGGTCAACATGGTCTTTCTGGGGGTCGTCTGCTCCGGAGTCTGCTACCTGCTCTGGTACGATGCCCTCCAGGTACTTCCCGCTTCCGAGGTGGGCGTTTTTCTCTACGTCAACCCGGTGGTCTCCGTCGTCATAGCTGCTCTCTTCCTTGACGAGCCGGTCACTTTGTCGATGCTGCTCGGAGGGGTGATGGTCTTCTCCGGCGTCTGGTTCGTCAACCGCGTATCGTGAGATCGCGAAAAAGCTTCTACCATGCAACTACGTCAAACGAAAAGGAGTGTGTCCCTCATATGGAATTTCTGACCGTTCCCTCGCAGGGCGCTTTGAATCGTGAAGGCGCCCTCGCTCTGTTCGTCCGTTCTAAGGAGGACGCGCCGCTTGCACCGCTGGACGAGAGAGAATCCGCCGCGGCGCGGCTTCTCCTCGACATGCCCTCCTTCGGAGGCAAAACAGGCAAAATAGTCAGTTCACCACTGCCGGCAGGGGGCTTCTCCGCCCTCTACCTCGTCGGCCTGGGCGAGAGGAAGCCGGACGAGCCTCGGGAGTCGTTCGCGGACAACCTTAGGTCGAGGAGCGCGGAGCTAATGCGCCTCTGCAGCTCGCACGGGGTCCGAAGGATCACCGCCATGCTGCCCGGCGAGCCCACGCACGAGGCCAGCTGCGCCGTCGCAGAGGGAGCCTCTCTCGGCGCCTACCGATTCGACAAGTACAAGGGGGCGAAGGACGAGGACGACCTCCCCTCGCCCGAGGAGTTCGTCCTGCTTGACGGCGTACCGGAGGGCCTCTCCAGGGGCAAGTCCCTAGCCTCCATGCAGATCGCGTCGCGCGACCTGGCCAACGAGCCTGGGAACAGGCTAGGCCCGAACGACCTGGCGGAAATGGCGGTTCGCTGGGGGGAGGAGCACGGCTTCCAGGCGGTCGTCTGGGACGAGGAGCGAATTCTCAAAGAGGAAATGGGGGGGCTCTACTCCGTCGGCGCGGCCTCCGAAAGAGGGCCGCGGCTCATCCACATGACCTGGCGGCCGAAGGGGGAGCCCCGCAGGAAGGTCGCCTTCGTAGGGAAGGGTATAACCTTCGACAGCGGCGGTCTCAACATCAAGACGGGCGAGTTCATGCGGACTATGAAGGGGGACAAGACCGGGGCGTGCAACGTGCTCGCCGTGCTGCGCGGCGCGGCTCTACTGGAACTTCCGATAGAGGTGCACGGCATAGTGCCCGCGGCCGAGAACATGCCTGGAGGCCGGGCCCTGCGCCCAGACGATATACTGAAGATGAGAAACGGAAAGACCGTCGAGGTGGACAACACGGACGCCGAGGGACGCCTTGTACTGGCGGACGCGCTGGCCTACGCGAGCGAGCTTCTACCGGACGTGATAATCGATATGGCAACCCTGACCGGGGCCTGCGCCGTCGCCCTGGGGCAGAACATGGCCGGTCTGTTCTCGAACGACGACGCCCTGGCGGGCGAACTGCTCGCAGCGTCGGTGCGCAGGGGCGAGAGGCTCTGGAGGATGCCGGTTGACGACGACAGGATAGCCAAGTCTATGAAGTCTCCTGTGGCGGACCTGGTCAACGCCGGCAGCAGATACGGTGGAGCGATATTCGCGGCCCGGTTCCTGCAGGAATTCGTCGGAGAGGGCATTCCCTGGGCGCACCTCGATATAGCCGGGGTGGACATGCAGAAGGACGAGTACTCGGTGTACTCAAAGGGAGCGACGGCGTTCGGCGTCAGGACCTGCCTGGAATACCTCCTGTCCCTGTAGCGAGGATGGTTGAAGAGGGGCCGGCGGCCCCTCTTTCTATCACTTGCCCACGCAGAACTGGCTGAATATGTGATCGAGCAGCGAATGGCCGCCCGTTATCCCCAGCAGTCGTTCGATCGCCATCATGCACTCGTTCAGGCACCCGGCGGCGACGTCGTGCCCTAGCCCTCCGTCGATCGCGTCGGCCGCATCCTTAAGCCGTGCGATGGCCGTGCGTATCTCGCCCACCTGCCTGGCCGAGGCGTTCAGGCCCGCCTCGAGAGTCCCCGATCCGGCGATCGATGACACTATCAGGTCCTTCAGCTGGTCGAGCCCGGTCCCGTGCCTTGCCGATATGCGAAGAATCCCGCTTCCCGGAAGGGCTTCGGACAGCAGCTCCTCGGCCGTCCGCCCGTTCTCGTCCCTTCCGAAGGGCAGGTCGGACTTGTTGAGCGCGACAATATGATCCAGCTCCGCTATCCTGCAAGCCATCGCAAGGTCGAAGTCGTCCGGCGCGGAGCTTCCGTCCACCACCCATACCCTCGTGTCCGCCTCCTTGAATGCCGCCTCCGCCCGTGCGACGCCGATAGCCTCGACCTCGTCGGAGGGCACGCCCCCCAGCCCGGCCGTGTCGATCAGCCTGATGGGAACTCCGCGCCATGTAAGCACGTCCTCGATCAGGTCCCTGGTTGTCCCCGGTATGGACGTCACAATTGCACGCGACTCCCTCAGCAGCGCGTTCAGCAGCGAGGACTTTCCCACGTTTGGACGGCCCACTATCGCCACCCTGATACCCTCGCGAAGCAGGCAGCCCGCGCTGCAGCGATCCAGAAGATCCTCCAGGCTCTGTATCAACGCCTGTATGGACTGGACCACCTCCTCGTCCTCGCGCAGCGGGGTGTCCTCCTCCGGAAAGTCCAGCGAAACCTCCATCTGCCCCAGCAGGTCGAGAATCTCGCTATGTATGTCGATCGTGAACTCGGTCAGTTCGCCTCTCAGGGTTCTCGTCGCGGCCTTCAGAGCCTCGTCGCTTCTGGCGCGGATTATGCCCAGCACCGCCTCTGCCTGGGCCAGGTCTATGCGACCGTTGAGGAATGCCCTCTTGGTGAACTCGCCCGGCTCGGCCAATCGCGCTCC
Coding sequences within it:
- a CDS encoding DMT family transporter, whose protein sequence is TLPFMLKGGASELTLISAKGAVNMVFLGVVCSGVCYLLWYDALQVLPASEVGVFLYVNPVVSVVIAALFLDEPVTLSMLLGGVMVFSGVWFVNRVS
- a CDS encoding leucyl aminopeptidase, which translates into the protein MEFLTVPSQGALNREGALALFVRSKEDAPLAPLDERESAAARLLLDMPSFGGKTGKIVSSPLPAGGFSALYLVGLGERKPDEPRESFADNLRSRSAELMRLCSSHGVRRITAMLPGEPTHEASCAVAEGASLGAYRFDKYKGAKDEDDLPSPEEFVLLDGVPEGLSRGKSLASMQIASRDLANEPGNRLGPNDLAEMAVRWGEEHGFQAVVWDEERILKEEMGGLYSVGAASERGPRLIHMTWRPKGEPRRKVAFVGKGITFDSGGLNIKTGEFMRTMKGDKTGACNVLAVLRGAALLELPIEVHGIVPAAENMPGGRALRPDDILKMRNGKTVEVDNTDAEGRLVLADALAYASELLPDVIIDMATLTGACAVALGQNMAGLFSNDDALAGELLAASVRRGERLWRMPVDDDRIAKSMKSPVADLVNAGSRYGGAIFAARFLQEFVGEGIPWAHLDIAGVDMQKDEYSVYSKGATAFGVRTCLEYLLSL
- the mnmE gene encoding tRNA uridine-5-carboxymethylaminomethyl(34) synthesis GTPase MnmE yields the protein MRRNGAIKRVETIAAIATARGEAGIAIVRLSGPDSLEMAGGVLSLKKNTLKEMPPRRMSNGYLLDEKGEGVDQVLVVWFAAPRSYTGEDVVEIHTHGGTLVASKCLELLICRGARLAEPGEFTKRAFLNGRIDLAQAEAVLGIIRARSDEALKAATRTLRGELTEFTIDIHSEILDLLGQMEVSLDFPEEDTPLREDEEVVQSIQALIQSLEDLLDRCSAGCLLREGIRVAIVGRPNVGKSSLLNALLRESRAIVTSIPGTTRDLIEDVLTWRGVPIRLIDTAGLGGVPSDEVEAIGVARAEAAFKEADTRVWVVDGSSAPDDFDLAMACRIAELDHIVALNKSDLPFGRDENGRTAEELLSEALPGSGILRISARHGTGLDQLKDLIVSSIAGSGTLEAGLNASARQVGEIRTAIARLKDAADAIDGGLGHDVAAGCLNECMMAIERLLGITGGHSLLDHIFSQFCVGK